A window of the Natranaerobius trueperi genome harbors these coding sequences:
- a CDS encoding argininosuccinate synthase, with the protein MSQINKVVLAYSGGLDTSVAIKWIQENYDCEVIAMIGDVGQQEDVEAIKKKAYNTGASKVYVENLQEEFVTDYIYPAIKANAMYEGKYLLGTAICRPLLGKKMVEIAQKEGADGIAHGCTGKGNDQVRFEMAVKALAPELKIIAPWREWDIKSREDAVEYAKYYNISVPVTKEKPYSIDRNLFHSSYEGGILEDPTYEPDEDMFIMTTSPEKAVDTPEYVEFEFENGIPTKINGEILEPIELMEKLNEIGGKHGVGRVDIVENRLLGMKSRGVYETPGGTLLYHAKKELEYLTLDKDTMHFKELVSSKYSELVYNGLWFSSLKKALDAFVDKTQQNLTGKVKLKLYKGNIEISERKAPYSLYREDLATFEEDEVYNQKDAEGFINIFGLTLTTEGMIQRNQN; encoded by the coding sequence ATGTCACAGATTAATAAGGTAGTGTTAGCGTATTCAGGAGGGCTTGATACTTCAGTTGCAATTAAGTGGATCCAAGAAAATTATGACTGTGAAGTAATAGCTATGATAGGTGATGTAGGTCAACAAGAAGATGTAGAAGCTATTAAAAAGAAAGCTTATAACACTGGTGCTAGTAAGGTCTATGTTGAAAACTTACAAGAAGAGTTTGTAACTGATTATATCTATCCTGCAATTAAAGCAAATGCAATGTATGAAGGTAAATACTTACTTGGAACAGCTATATGCAGACCACTTTTAGGTAAAAAAATGGTGGAAATTGCTCAAAAAGAAGGTGCTGATGGAATAGCTCATGGATGTACAGGAAAAGGAAATGATCAAGTAAGATTTGAAATGGCAGTTAAAGCCCTAGCTCCTGAACTGAAGATTATAGCACCATGGCGAGAATGGGATATAAAAAGTAGAGAAGATGCTGTAGAGTATGCCAAATACTATAATATTTCAGTTCCTGTTACTAAAGAGAAACCCTATAGTATAGATAGAAACTTATTTCATTCTAGTTATGAAGGAGGGATATTAGAGGATCCTACTTATGAGCCCGATGAAGACATGTTTATAATGACAACCTCACCAGAAAAGGCAGTTGATACACCTGAATATGTAGAGTTTGAGTTTGAAAATGGAATACCAACTAAGATTAATGGTGAAATATTAGAACCAATTGAGCTAATGGAAAAATTAAATGAAATTGGTGGTAAGCATGGTGTTGGTCGTGTTGATATAGTTGAAAATAGATTGCTTGGTATGAAATCAAGAGGAGTATATGAAACACCTGGGGGTACTTTATTATACCATGCGAAGAAAGAATTAGAATACCTAACTTTAGATAAAGATACTATGCATTTTAAAGAATTAGTCTCAAGCAAGTATTCGGAACTAGTTTATAATGGTTTATGGTTTTCAAGCTTAAAAAAAGCTCTTGATGCTTTTGTTGACAAAACTCAACAAAATCTTACAGGAAAAGTAAAACTTAAACTTTATAAAGGAAATATAGAAATCTCTGAGAGAAAAGCGCCTTATAGTCTATATCGAGAAGACTTAGCTACCTTTGAGGAAGATGAAGTTTATAATCAAAAAGACGCTGAAGGTTTTATCAATATTTTTGGTCTTACCTTAACAACTGAGGGGATGATACAGAGAAATCAAAATTAG
- a CDS encoding 5-formyltetrahydrofolate cyclo-ligase, with protein sequence MIDKSLIRKELINKRKKMPENLRTKYSHEITKKFFQNFVDKKVTSIMTYLPIKSEVDTYQLIEKAINNNINVYVPRTDPKNKTMKPIKITNLKTDLQLGVYNIYEPKAELSETINSKSIDKIIVPGVAFDLLGYRIGYGGGYYDKFIDNLASYSECIAVAYEFQIKDKLPRDSWDKPVDAIITEKEVRFIKV encoded by the coding sequence TTGATAGATAAAAGTTTAATTAGAAAAGAATTGATTAATAAAAGAAAGAAAATGCCCGAGAATTTAAGAACAAAGTATAGTCATGAAATTACTAAAAAGTTCTTTCAAAATTTTGTTGATAAGAAAGTCACAAGTATAATGACTTATTTACCTATCAAAAGTGAGGTAGATACATATCAATTAATAGAAAAAGCAATTAATAATAATATTAATGTTTATGTTCCAAGAACAGATCCTAAAAATAAAACTATGAAGCCCATTAAGATTACTAATTTAAAGACAGATTTACAATTAGGTGTTTATAATATATATGAACCAAAGGCAGAACTAAGTGAAACTATTAATAGTAAAAGTATTGATAAAATAATAGTACCAGGGGTAGCTTTTGATTTATTAGGGTATCGCATAGGTTATGGAGGAGGTTATTACGATAAGTTTATTGATAATCTAGCAAGTTATAGCGAATGTATCGCTGTTGCCTATGAGTTTCAAATAAAAGATAAATTACCAAGGGACTCATGGGATAAACCAGTAGATGCAATTATAACAGAAAAAGAAGTGAGGTTTATCAAAGTTTAG
- a CDS encoding dimethylarginine dimethylaminohydrolase family protein, which produces MKYNGVSEVNKLRTVLVKHAKDAYVSQKYLEKYWKQYNFLTCPDYERAIEEYEKFLKLLQLNVDDVYFLPEDESGIDSIYVHDPAVITPKGAILGNMGKENRKKEPDSMGEYLKELRIPIIGQITGNGKLEGGDVVWLDEETVAIGIGYRTNKEGIRQFKQLTKDTVKEVIEVDLPHLNGPQECIHLMSLISPIDNDLAVVYSKFMAVSFREYLLERGYKLVEVSDYEFHTQACNVLAIAPRKCIMLSGNPETRDKLEKEGVEVLTYIGDEISHKGMGGPTCLTRPIFRTTD; this is translated from the coding sequence TTGAAATATAACGGCGTTTCTGAAGTTAACAAACTACGGACTGTATTAGTAAAACATGCAAAAGACGCTTATGTAAGTCAAAAATATCTAGAAAAGTATTGGAAGCAATATAATTTTTTAACATGCCCTGATTATGAAAGAGCAATTGAAGAATATGAAAAATTCCTAAAATTATTACAGTTAAATGTAGATGATGTTTATTTTTTACCAGAAGACGAATCGGGGATTGATTCTATATATGTTCATGATCCTGCGGTGATTACACCTAAAGGTGCAATACTAGGTAATATGGGCAAAGAGAATCGTAAAAAAGAACCAGACAGTATGGGTGAGTATTTGAAAGAACTTAGAATTCCTATTATAGGCCAAATTACAGGCAACGGAAAATTAGAAGGTGGAGATGTTGTATGGTTAGATGAAGAAACAGTGGCAATTGGTATTGGTTATAGAACAAATAAAGAAGGAATTAGACAATTTAAGCAATTAACAAAAGATACAGTTAAAGAAGTAATAGAAGTAGACTTACCTCATTTAAATGGTCCACAAGAATGTATACACTTAATGTCACTTATTAGTCCAATCGATAATGACTTAGCTGTAGTATATTCAAAGTTTATGGCTGTATCTTTTAGAGAATATCTTCTAGAAAGAGGCTATAAATTGGTTGAAGTTTCTGACTATGAATTTCATACTCAAGCTTGTAATGTATTAGCTATAGCTCCACGTAAATGTATCATGTTGTCTGGTAATCCTGAAACACGTGATAAATTAGAAAAAGAAGGAGTAGAAGTTTTAACCTATATAGGGGATGAAATTTCTCATAAAGGTATGGGTGGACCTACTTGCCTTACTCGTCCTATTTTTAGAACAACCGATTAA
- a CDS encoding polysaccharide deacetylase family protein, with protein MKKVSVKRSKATFITVGLCLILTLIFITGCQDQETEGKPKEETSDENEISEGSNEKEDKKEDEEDNSEPEIDYQNVEPNELGEIMILMYHRIGDEEDTWERTRENFREDLERLYEKDYRIVNLMDIVEGNIDLPPGKTPVVLTFDDGTSGHFGYKENEDGEKIIDPDTAVGIILEMKEKYEDFTVGGTFYVNYLPTPFKSQDKYEEKIIHLDELGFEIGNHGYNHQDLKKISEDNSKEEAKELIQEELGLHQKYTEEIIPNYQVKSLALAFGQWPQGDKLKEYVYSGEHNDTSYEHKAVLNVGWKPSKSPFHKGFDSLDLPRIRADQARIDKWLSHYENRPEDRYVSDGNNNTISIPEEKEDYLNEEFLDEINKEINLYSIEKD; from the coding sequence ATGAAAAAAGTTTCAGTTAAACGTTCTAAAGCAACTTTTATTACAGTTGGACTTTGTCTAATTTTGACACTAATTTTTATAACTGGTTGTCAAGATCAAGAAACAGAAGGAAAACCAAAAGAAGAAACAAGTGATGAAAATGAAATTTCTGAGGGAAGTAATGAAAAAGAAGACAAAAAAGAAGATGAAGAAGACAATAGTGAACCTGAAATCGATTATCAGAATGTAGAACCTAATGAGCTTGGAGAAATTATGATACTAATGTATCATAGAATTGGTGATGAAGAGGACACTTGGGAGCGGACAAGAGAAAATTTCAGGGAAGATTTAGAGCGCTTATATGAAAAAGATTATCGTATTGTTAATTTAATGGATATTGTTGAAGGTAATATTGATCTACCTCCAGGAAAAACTCCTGTAGTCTTAACTTTTGATGATGGTACATCTGGTCATTTTGGCTATAAAGAAAATGAAGATGGTGAAAAAATTATAGATCCTGATACAGCGGTGGGTATCATTTTAGAAATGAAAGAAAAATATGAGGATTTCACTGTTGGTGGCACCTTTTATGTAAATTATCTACCAACACCTTTCAAAAGCCAAGACAAATATGAAGAAAAAATAATCCACCTTGATGAATTAGGATTTGAGATCGGTAATCATGGTTATAATCATCAAGATTTAAAGAAAATATCCGAAGATAATTCAAAAGAAGAAGCTAAAGAATTAATTCAAGAAGAACTAGGATTACATCAAAAATATACTGAAGAAATCATACCGAATTACCAAGTTAAGAGTTTAGCTCTTGCTTTTGGTCAGTGGCCACAGGGGGATAAGTTAAAAGAGTATGTTTACTCTGGAGAACATAATGATACATCTTATGAACATAAGGCTGTATTAAATGTTGGGTGGAAACCTAGTAAATCTCCTTTTCACAAGGGTTTTGATTCATTAGATCTTCCGCGAATAAGAGCTGATCAAGCTAGAATAGATAAGTGGCTTTCTCATTATGAAAACAGACCTGAAGATAGATATGTAAGTGATGGTAACAATAACACAATTTCTATTCCAGAAGAAAAAGAAGATTATTTAAATGAAGAGTTCTTAGATGAAATTAATAAAGAAATCAATCTCTATTCAATAGAAAAAGACTAA
- the proS gene encoding proline--tRNA ligase produces MSNGNENFVREITPQSQDYSQWYLDVIKKAELVDYAPVKGCMVIRPYGYAIWENMKLGLDRRIKETGHENAYFPLFIPESLLQKEADHVEGFAPEVAWVTKGGQEELSEKLAIRPTSEAMIGEMYSKWIQSWRDLPVLINQWANVVRWEKSTRPFLRTSEFLWQEGHTAHRTEEGAEEETLKMLDVYRDFVENDMAIPVLKGLKTEKEKFAGALRTYCIEALMSDGRALQAGTSHNLGQHFAEVFDITFLDQDDERKYVWQTSWGVSTRLLGALIMVHGDDRGLQIPPKVAPNQIVMVPIMPKNKQELVKEESQKLYDELKKDFRVKLDDREEQTPGWKFNEWEMRGVPIRLEIGPKDIEKEQVVLVRRDNGEKIFVKRDKLHDKLEEVLADIQDSMYNRAKEYLEDNTRVAKDMDELSSIIEEHKGMVKAHWCGSGNCEEHVKDETKATIRLIPFNPNTGEDCISCGKGDSKEVVFARAY; encoded by the coding sequence ATGTCTAATGGAAATGAGAACTTTGTAAGAGAGATTACTCCTCAATCACAAGATTACTCACAATGGTATTTAGATGTTATAAAAAAGGCTGAGCTGGTAGATTATGCACCAGTTAAAGGTTGTATGGTAATAAGGCCATATGGTTATGCAATATGGGAGAATATGAAATTGGGGCTAGATAGAAGAATTAAAGAAACAGGTCATGAAAATGCGTACTTTCCTTTATTTATTCCTGAAAGTTTGCTTCAAAAGGAGGCTGATCACGTAGAAGGGTTTGCTCCAGAGGTAGCCTGGGTAACTAAAGGTGGTCAGGAAGAACTATCTGAAAAATTAGCTATTAGACCAACTTCTGAAGCAATGATTGGTGAAATGTATAGCAAGTGGATTCAATCTTGGAGAGATCTTCCTGTTTTAATTAATCAATGGGCTAATGTAGTTCGATGGGAAAAGTCTACCAGACCCTTTTTAAGAACATCTGAATTTTTATGGCAAGAAGGACACACTGCACATAGAACAGAAGAAGGTGCTGAAGAAGAAACCTTAAAAATGTTGGATGTATACAGAGATTTTGTAGAAAATGATATGGCTATTCCTGTTTTAAAAGGATTAAAGACAGAGAAAGAAAAATTCGCGGGTGCCCTACGGACATATTGTATAGAAGCGTTAATGTCAGATGGAAGAGCTCTGCAGGCTGGAACTAGTCATAACTTGGGTCAACATTTTGCTGAAGTTTTTGATATAACGTTTTTAGATCAAGATGATGAGCGTAAATACGTATGGCAAACCTCTTGGGGAGTATCAACTAGGTTATTAGGTGCTTTGATAATGGTACATGGTGATGACCGAGGGTTACAAATACCTCCAAAAGTAGCACCAAATCAAATTGTTATGGTACCTATTATGCCTAAAAATAAGCAAGAATTAGTAAAAGAAGAAAGCCAAAAACTGTATGATGAACTGAAAAAAGACTTTAGAGTAAAACTAGATGACAGAGAAGAACAAACACCTGGATGGAAATTTAACGAATGGGAGATGCGTGGTGTACCTATTAGACTAGAGATTGGACCAAAGGATATTGAAAAGGAACAAGTTGTACTAGTACGAAGAGATAATGGAGAAAAAATCTTCGTAAAAAGAGATAAATTACATGATAAACTTGAAGAAGTTTTAGCTGATATTCAAGATAGCATGTACAATAGAGCTAAAGAATACCTAGAAGATAATACCCGTGTTGCAAAAGATATGGATGAATTATCATCTATCATAGAAGAGCACAAGGGAATGGTAAAAGCTCACTGGTGTGGTAGTGGCAATTGTGAAGAACATGTGAAGGATGAGACAAAGGCAACTATTAGGTTAATTCCTTTTAACCCAAATACTGGTGAAGACTGTATTTCCTGTGGTAAAGGAGATAGTAAGGAAGTAGTTTTTGCGAGAGCATACTAA
- a CDS encoding alanine/glycine:cation symporter family protein, whose protein sequence is MDLISIIESINEILWGPIMLMLLLGTGVLFTVKLRFIQLRRLKDTVKETFRKNEGIEADEQGMSSFQALATAIAAQVGTGNLAGVATAIGAGGPGAVFWMWISGVFGMGTIFAEAVISQVHTEKVGSQVTGGPAYYIKNGLGSKALAAFFAVAIVLALGFMGNMVQSNSISEAMYTAFEIPPIATGLVIAILVGLIVIGGMKRIAHFTSRVVPVMAVFYLLGALVIMITHYQEIIPSIQLIFHSAFNPTAATGGVVGVTVREVFRYGIARGLFSNEAGMGSTPHAHAVAKVKHPAQQGLVGIFGVLFDTGIVCTMTALVIIVTGSYTTDLIGIELTQHGFYEGFGTFGGAFIAVSMFFFALSTIISWYFFAEANIRYLFSTRYLKIFQALVLVFVVVGTTLEVDVVWELADMFNGLMIIPNLIALLGMVSLVVKILNDYENNYEKNQPSEYEKSYE, encoded by the coding sequence ATGGATTTAATTAGTATAATCGAAAGCATTAATGAAATACTTTGGGGACCTATAATGCTAATGCTTTTATTAGGAACAGGAGTTTTATTTACTGTAAAGTTAAGGTTCATTCAGTTACGTCGCTTGAAAGATACTGTAAAAGAAACATTTAGAAAAAACGAAGGGATTGAAGCTGATGAACAAGGTATGAGTTCTTTTCAAGCCCTAGCAACTGCAATTGCAGCTCAAGTAGGAACAGGAAATCTTGCAGGAGTAGCTACAGCTATCGGAGCAGGAGGACCTGGAGCTGTATTTTGGATGTGGATAAGTGGAGTATTTGGAATGGGAACTATTTTTGCAGAAGCTGTAATCTCGCAAGTCCACACAGAAAAAGTTGGGAGCCAAGTTACTGGTGGTCCCGCTTATTACATCAAGAATGGACTTGGAAGTAAAGCTTTAGCTGCCTTTTTTGCAGTTGCAATAGTTTTGGCATTAGGATTTATGGGTAACATGGTACAATCAAATTCAATATCAGAAGCAATGTATACTGCTTTTGAAATTCCACCTATTGCGACAGGTCTAGTAATAGCCATACTTGTTGGGTTAATAGTAATCGGGGGAATGAAAAGAATAGCTCATTTCACATCAAGAGTTGTTCCAGTAATGGCAGTATTTTATCTTTTAGGAGCTCTTGTGATTATGATAACACATTATCAAGAAATTATACCTTCTATTCAATTGATATTCCATAGTGCTTTTAATCCAACAGCTGCAACAGGTGGTGTTGTAGGTGTTACTGTAAGAGAAGTGTTTCGCTATGGAATAGCTAGAGGATTGTTTTCTAACGAAGCAGGGATGGGTTCTACACCTCATGCTCATGCCGTTGCTAAGGTAAAACATCCGGCTCAACAAGGACTTGTCGGCATATTTGGTGTTTTATTTGATACAGGCATAGTATGTACTATGACCGCACTTGTAATTATAGTAACAGGATCATATACAACTGATTTAATAGGGATAGAGCTAACACAACATGGATTTTATGAAGGTTTTGGCACTTTTGGAGGAGCATTTATTGCTGTTAGTATGTTTTTCTTTGCTTTATCAACAATAATTAGTTGGTATTTCTTTGCTGAAGCTAATATCAGATACTTGTTTAGTACTCGTTATTTAAAAATATTTCAAGCTTTAGTATTAGTATTTGTTGTAGTGGGTACTACTTTAGAAGTGGATGTAGTTTGGGAGCTAGCTGATATGTTTAATGGATTAATGATTATTCCTAACTTAATAGCACTGTTAGGTATGGTTTCATTAGTGGTCAAAATACTTAATGACTATGAAAACAATTATGAAAAGAATCAACCTTCTGAATATGAAAAATCATATGAGTAA
- a CDS encoding Gfo/Idh/MocA family protein: MNSSKYTVALIGAGHRGKNIYGNFIKKHCSDINITAVAEPNLYKRKAFAKEHNIPYERQYKNYEQLFEQGKIADALLITTMDHDHYHPTIKGLEIGYKILLEKPIAPNFDEFQKLVDKTRENRDSILIAHVLRYTPFYKQLKETLNKSEIGDIKAINHTENVGYYHFVHSYVRGNWRNESVSAPLALAKSSHDFDLLTWLLNNKKCKTVFAQGKQNYFIKDNHPYNAGKHCNRCEAENNCPYSAKHIYLSKNLPWPKEVVKTMPPLYQRKLGVKFTDLGKCVYLLDNTMPEVITANLNYQDNIQVNFTLNGLSKEMTRVTKIYGTKGEIRADFAQNKIQLLPFRKKEENIEPPYKQGAHGGGDLGLMEHFESYLKEEYEKDTSTLEASIESHIVGFAVEQSRRTNKITSVDDFRTNL; encoded by the coding sequence TTGAACTCTTCAAAGTATACTGTAGCTCTAATTGGAGCAGGTCATAGAGGGAAAAATATCTATGGTAATTTTATAAAAAAACATTGCTCTGATATTAATATTACTGCAGTTGCAGAACCTAACTTATATAAAAGAAAAGCTTTTGCTAAAGAACATAATATTCCATACGAGCGTCAATATAAAAATTATGAACAATTATTTGAACAAGGTAAAATTGCTGATGCTTTGTTAATTACAACCATGGACCATGATCATTATCACCCCACGATAAAAGGGTTAGAAATAGGATACAAAATTCTATTAGAAAAACCTATAGCACCTAATTTTGACGAATTTCAAAAATTGGTTGATAAAACAAGAGAAAATAGGGATAGTATACTAATTGCACATGTGTTAAGATACACACCTTTTTATAAACAGTTAAAAGAGACTTTAAATAAAAGTGAAATTGGGGATATTAAGGCTATTAACCATACTGAAAATGTTGGTTATTATCACTTCGTTCATAGTTATGTAAGAGGTAATTGGAGAAATGAATCAGTTTCTGCTCCTTTAGCTTTAGCTAAAAGCTCTCATGACTTTGATCTTTTAACTTGGTTATTAAACAATAAAAAATGTAAAACTGTTTTTGCACAAGGAAAACAAAATTATTTTATCAAAGATAACCATCCTTATAATGCAGGAAAACATTGTAATCGTTGTGAAGCTGAAAATAACTGTCCTTATTCTGCAAAACACATCTACCTATCAAAAAACCTCCCTTGGCCAAAAGAAGTTGTTAAAACTATGCCCCCTTTATATCAAAGAAAACTTGGGGTCAAATTTACTGACTTAGGCAAATGTGTTTATTTACTAGATAATACAATGCCTGAAGTAATAACTGCAAATCTTAACTACCAAGACAACATTCAAGTCAATTTTACATTAAACGGATTATCCAAGGAAATGACCAGAGTAACTAAAATATATGGAACTAAAGGTGAGATTAGAGCAGATTTTGCTCAAAATAAAATTCAGCTATTACCATTTAGAAAAAAAGAAGAAAACATTGAACCACCATATAAACAAGGCGCTCATGGAGGAGGAGACCTGGGGTTAATGGAGCATTTTGAAAGTTATCTAAAAGAAGAATATGAAAAAGACACCTCAACTCTTGAGGCATCTATCGAAAGTCATATAGTCGGGTTTGCAGTAGAACAATCTAGAAGAACAAATAAAATCACTTCAGTTGATGATTTTAGAACAAACCTTTAA
- the argF gene encoding ornithine carbamoyltransferase, which translates to MEPGTKLIENCKGNDLLTLKDYHADTLSALLNLSQKLKTDTKQGIAKQYLQGKTLGMMFEKPSTRTRCSFETGIYQLGGMGMFLSKNDLQLSRKEPIKDTARVLSSYLDGIVVRTFEHSKIEKFAQYSSVPVINGLTDTFHPCQVMADLLTIKEQFRTLKGLKLTYLGDGNNMTNSLLIGCVKMGMEITVASPTEYLPTYEIVKLAKEEADKTGGKVTITDDPDQALKNSHIITTDVWVSMGEGESSKSNKLKAFKPYQLNKEAICKADKDVVVLHCLPAHRGEEITDEVLEGKQSRVFQQAENRLHAQKGIMVALMG; encoded by the coding sequence TTGGAACCAGGAACTAAGTTGATTGAAAACTGTAAAGGAAATGACTTGTTAACTTTAAAGGATTATCATGCTGATACTCTTTCTGCCTTACTCAATCTATCTCAAAAGCTAAAAACTGATACTAAACAGGGAATAGCTAAACAATATTTACAAGGTAAGACTTTAGGGATGATGTTTGAGAAACCGTCCACTAGAACTAGGTGCTCTTTTGAAACAGGTATTTATCAATTAGGCGGTATGGGAATGTTTTTAAGTAAGAATGATTTACAACTTTCTAGAAAAGAACCTATCAAAGATACCGCCAGAGTATTGTCTAGTTATTTAGATGGCATTGTGGTGCGCACATTTGAGCATAGTAAAATAGAAAAATTTGCTCAGTATTCTTCTGTTCCAGTTATTAATGGTTTGACTGATACTTTTCATCCATGTCAAGTTATGGCAGACCTTCTAACAATAAAAGAACAATTTAGAACTTTGAAAGGTCTTAAACTGACTTATTTAGGTGATGGAAATAATATGACCAATTCTTTATTAATTGGGTGTGTCAAAATGGGGATGGAAATTACTGTAGCATCTCCTACTGAATATTTACCAACTTATGAGATTGTCAAGTTAGCTAAAGAAGAAGCTGATAAAACAGGAGGTAAGGTTACTATTACTGATGACCCTGATCAAGCGCTAAAGAATAGTCATATTATTACAACTGATGTATGGGTCAGTATGGGAGAAGGAGAATCATCTAAAAGTAACAAGTTAAAAGCTTTTAAACCGTATCAGCTTAATAAAGAGGCGATATGTAAAGCTGATAAGGATGTTGTAGTATTACATTGTTTACCCGCCCATAGAGGAGAAGAGATTACAGATGAGGTGTTAGAAGGAAAACAATCAAGAGTTTTTCAACAAGCAGAGAATAGACTTCACGCCCAAAAAGGTATTATGGTTGCTTTAATGGGTTAA
- a CDS encoding Na+/H+ antiporter NhaC family protein, whose protein sequence is MDFGIYSLLPPLVAIILAILTKQVLLSLFVGVWLGATMLSSFNPIVGIVSTFEDHIFIEMADPWNTSAMLSTIILGAFSAILERGGGAKVFGDFLKDRIKTRKQGLLLTWAGGVTIFFCDVTNPVIVGPIFRPITDFLKISREKLAYLLDSTSAPVSLLVPFSTWGAYVIGIVGSEFSELGYDANPLDVFIKAIPYQFYAISALIATLIISFKGIDFGPMKQAEKRACNEGKLIKDGAKPLRAENSIEVPSYAKPTIWNILAPLGVLLILIFSLFIWTGGYPEVGLFQAIGNADVMLSLNVSFFIASIVGVLVTVKSKVFTFKEATETWLNGTRQMMDAILILILAWSIGSVTEGIGTADYIVSVTEAFLTPAVMLVSIFVASALAAFSTGTSWGTFAIFLPISISLASSIDASMAPSIAAVLSGGLFGDHCSPISDTTILSSMGASCDHIDHVNTQLPYAINAAIGGSIGFLIAGITKSFVLPLITTFVFTILALVIFSKIDGEVSETRSKINELNTLVKESTKG, encoded by the coding sequence ATGGACTTTGGTATATATTCTTTATTGCCACCGTTAGTAGCTATAATACTAGCAATTTTGACAAAACAAGTACTACTTTCATTATTTGTAGGGGTCTGGCTAGGAGCTACTATGTTATCAAGTTTTAACCCTATAGTGGGTATAGTCAGTACTTTTGAAGATCATATTTTTATTGAAATGGCAGACCCCTGGAATACGTCTGCGATGTTATCAACCATTATATTAGGAGCATTTTCTGCAATCTTAGAACGAGGTGGTGGAGCTAAGGTTTTTGGGGACTTTTTAAAGGATAGAATAAAGACTAGAAAACAAGGACTATTATTAACATGGGCTGGAGGAGTAACAATTTTCTTTTGTGATGTAACCAATCCAGTTATTGTTGGACCGATTTTTAGACCAATTACTGACTTTCTAAAAATATCAAGAGAAAAACTTGCCTATTTATTAGATTCAACCAGTGCACCTGTAAGTTTACTGGTGCCATTTTCAACTTGGGGAGCTTATGTAATTGGTATAGTTGGTAGTGAGTTTTCTGAACTAGGCTATGATGCTAACCCATTAGATGTATTTATAAAAGCAATCCCTTATCAATTTTATGCTATATCTGCATTAATAGCTACATTAATAATATCTTTTAAAGGTATTGACTTTGGCCCTATGAAACAAGCTGAAAAAAGAGCTTGTAATGAAGGAAAACTAATAAAAGATGGGGCAAAGCCTTTAAGAGCTGAAAACAGTATAGAAGTACCTTCTTATGCTAAGCCAACAATTTGGAATATACTTGCACCATTAGGTGTATTACTAATTCTTATATTTTCTTTATTTATTTGGACTGGTGGGTATCCTGAAGTTGGTTTATTCCAAGCAATAGGTAATGCTGATGTAATGTTATCTCTTAATGTATCATTTTTTATAGCTAGTATAGTTGGAGTATTAGTTACTGTTAAAAGTAAAGTATTCACCTTTAAAGAAGCTACTGAAACTTGGCTAAATGGCACGAGACAGATGATGGATGCGATATTAATTCTAATCCTTGCTTGGTCAATAGGGAGTGTAACAGAAGGTATAGGGACAGCTGATTATATAGTAAGTGTTACAGAAGCTTTTCTAACACCCGCTGTAATGTTGGTTTCTATTTTTGTCGCATCAGCCTTAGCAGCTTTTTCTACAGGGACATCTTGGGGGACGTTTGCTATATTTTTACCAATATCCATCTCTTTAGCTAGTAGTATAGACGCTAGTATGGCTCCGTCTATTGCAGCAGTTTTAAGCGGTGGCTTGTTTGGAGATCACTGTTCCCCTATTTCAGATACAACTATACTTTCGTCCATGGGTGCTTCTTGTGACCATATTGATCATGTAAATACTCAACTACCTTATGCTATAAACGCAGCAATAGGTGGTTCTATTGGATTTTTAATTGCAGGTATTACAAAATCTTTTGTGCTTCCTTTAATTACAACATTTGTATTTACGATCTTAGCGCTTGTTATATTTTCAAAAATAGATGGTGAGGTTAGTGAAACAAGATCAAAAATTAATGAGTTAAATACTTTAGTAAAAGAATCTACTAAAGGTTAA